A portion of the Streptomyces sp. NBC_00376 genome contains these proteins:
- a CDS encoding tetratricopeptide repeat protein: MTTAPQNTDELYQALQENDRRPYGRARTVTAEELVDAAEQFAEPVPLVHALFELQEAYTYGSEPRKSPVVFARLLTLFDEQPDVFDERRRHTLFWRFKWVANALRVLPEIPLASLRQWLTEMRDRYEKAGLGLQPYYGQAYQLAAHIGEDTTLAYELWAGRSRTRLSDCEACEICERALYHLAAGDDERALSAWEPVLAGTESCQEEPARSVSYALLPLLRDGRADRARELHLAGYRNCRRNPSMAGEVGRHLEFCALTGNETRGLELLAENRNLFGEVDSPLDLFDFLTGVEVLLQRVELLGHGELPAAGYAGRSWTVAGLRAEVRGRADDLAARFDARNGTTAHTDRRRARLDRAPLVDALELTLRTRGLDEVTPAAPVAAPPARKAAAVPDSLPELIVRARELDVQGHPDAKACWAKLRTLVAAGGYSHPDDPAVGPLAQLRADLLGDEASRAGDRNEFAEAAALQEEAAGLYDDAGLPGHAAVARACALLAAAEAPVESDAETPVEGDAAAEAKAAALGTAHASMVRLHEETAGLAPHQEARLLRLRATALGMRLQNSGNEEHVAPVLAEADLLHALATRHDLGGQISRALLIRATTHALSGDLPVAVTEIDGLLDRLKTQGPAWYLPHTLALRGRIHLALQDARTARADLAEGLRLAADWPADAVETARLHSDLAEACMHLGSPDEALRHLTRSAELQLRGGSRTDAYCAYSNAAQLCLDLGRVEDCIALLDSLLAEPDVAAGEVDDRLVAQLRLTRARALHAGEDLKVAAAELVALAAESAGWEDDPGSHAMIAAEAAVLLGESGEFGRAREAVDQALAAHARAPRYEQLSNCLRELARLQAEQQGPDGLADALALLAEAGRIADEARAAEYEARGRSLDTALAYEHGRVNAYAGEFEDALAALEKALALLGEPGAEEDHAGEWAECVRLAGAVEGIYLERPAAALPRLASAVSRLNALGHTEETEPLTALAARLRDEE; the protein is encoded by the coding sequence ATGACGACCGCACCCCAGAACACCGACGAGCTGTACCAGGCGCTCCAGGAGAACGACCGGCGCCCCTACGGCCGCGCCCGCACGGTCACCGCCGAGGAACTCGTGGACGCCGCCGAGCAGTTCGCGGAGCCCGTCCCGCTGGTCCACGCGCTCTTCGAGCTCCAGGAGGCGTACACCTACGGCTCCGAGCCCCGGAAGTCGCCCGTCGTCTTCGCCCGCCTCCTCACCCTGTTCGACGAGCAGCCCGACGTCTTCGACGAGCGCCGGCGCCACACCCTGTTCTGGCGGTTCAAGTGGGTGGCCAACGCCCTGCGCGTGCTGCCCGAGATCCCGCTGGCCAGCCTGCGCCAGTGGCTGACGGAGATGCGCGACCGGTACGAGAAGGCCGGCCTGGGCCTTCAGCCGTACTACGGCCAGGCGTACCAGCTGGCCGCCCACATCGGCGAGGACACCACCCTCGCCTACGAGCTGTGGGCCGGCCGCTCCCGGACCCGGCTCAGCGACTGCGAGGCCTGCGAGATCTGCGAGCGCGCCCTGTATCACCTCGCGGCGGGCGACGACGAACGGGCGCTGAGCGCCTGGGAACCCGTCCTGGCCGGGACGGAATCCTGCCAGGAGGAGCCGGCCCGCTCCGTCTCGTACGCGCTGCTGCCCCTGCTGCGCGACGGCCGCGCCGACCGGGCCCGTGAACTGCACCTCGCCGGTTACCGCAACTGCCGCCGCAACCCCTCGATGGCGGGAGAGGTGGGCCGGCACCTGGAGTTCTGCGCGCTGACCGGCAACGAGACACGCGGCCTGGAACTGCTCGCCGAGAACCGGAACCTGTTCGGCGAGGTGGACTCGCCGCTGGACCTGTTCGACTTCCTCACCGGCGTGGAGGTCCTCCTCCAGCGCGTCGAGCTCCTCGGCCACGGCGAGCTGCCCGCCGCCGGATACGCGGGCCGCAGCTGGACGGTGGCCGGACTGCGCGCCGAGGTGCGGGGCCGCGCCGACGACCTCGCCGCCCGCTTCGACGCCCGCAACGGAACCACGGCCCACACCGACCGCCGCAGGGCCCGCCTCGACCGGGCCCCGCTCGTGGACGCGCTGGAACTCACCCTGCGCACCCGAGGCCTCGACGAGGTGACCCCGGCCGCCCCGGTTGCCGCGCCCCCGGCCCGTAAGGCCGCCGCCGTCCCGGATTCGCTGCCCGAACTCATCGTTCGCGCCAGGGAGTTGGATGTTCAGGGGCACCCGGACGCGAAGGCGTGCTGGGCGAAGCTGCGTACGCTCGTCGCCGCCGGCGGCTACAGCCATCCCGACGACCCGGCCGTGGGGCCGCTCGCACAGCTGCGCGCGGACCTGCTGGGCGACGAGGCGAGCCGGGCGGGTGACCGGAACGAGTTCGCCGAGGCCGCCGCTCTCCAGGAGGAGGCCGCGGGCCTGTACGACGACGCCGGGCTGCCGGGCCACGCGGCGGTCGCCCGCGCCTGCGCCCTGCTCGCCGCCGCCGAGGCCCCCGTGGAGAGCGACGCCGAGACCCCCGTGGAGGGCGACGCCGCCGCCGAGGCGAAGGCCGCCGCGCTGGGCACCGCCCACGCGTCCATGGTCCGCCTGCACGAGGAGACGGCCGGCCTCGCCCCGCACCAGGAGGCCCGTCTGCTGCGGCTGCGGGCGACCGCGCTGGGCATGCGCCTGCAGAACTCGGGGAACGAGGAGCACGTCGCGCCGGTCCTCGCCGAGGCCGACCTGCTGCACGCGCTCGCCACCCGGCACGACCTCGGCGGGCAGATCTCCCGCGCGCTGCTGATCCGGGCCACCACCCACGCCCTCTCCGGTGACCTGCCCGTCGCGGTCACCGAGATCGACGGCCTTCTCGACCGGCTGAAGACACAAGGCCCCGCCTGGTACCTGCCTCACACGCTCGCCCTGCGCGGCCGGATCCACCTCGCCCTCCAGGACGCGCGGACCGCACGGGCGGACCTGGCCGAGGGCCTGCGGCTGGCCGCCGACTGGCCGGCCGACGCGGTCGAGACCGCCCGCCTCCACAGCGATCTGGCCGAGGCGTGCATGCACCTCGGCAGCCCCGACGAGGCGCTGCGGCACCTGACGCGCTCGGCGGAGCTGCAGCTGCGCGGCGGCAGCCGGACGGACGCGTACTGCGCCTACAGCAACGCGGCTCAGCTCTGCCTCGACCTGGGCCGGGTCGAGGACTGCATCGCGCTGCTCGACTCCCTCCTGGCCGAACCGGACGTCGCCGCCGGAGAGGTGGACGACCGGCTCGTCGCCCAGCTGCGCCTGACCCGCGCCCGCGCGCTGCACGCGGGGGAGGACCTCAAGGTCGCCGCGGCGGAGCTCGTCGCCCTCGCGGCCGAGTCGGCCGGCTGGGAGGACGACCCGGGGAGCCACGCCATGATCGCCGCGGAGGCGGCCGTACTCCTCGGCGAGTCCGGTGAGTTCGGCCGGGCGCGCGAGGCCGTGGACCAGGCGCTCGCCGCCCATGCGCGGGCCCCGCGCTACGAGCAGCTCAGCAACTGCCTGCGCGAACTCGCCCGTCTCCAGGCCGAGCAGCAGGGCCCCGACGGCCTGGCCGACGCCCTCGCCCTCCTCGCCGAGGCCGGCCGGATCGCCGACGAGGCCCGCGCCGCCGAGTACGAGGCCCGCGGCCGTTCCCTGGACACCGCCCTGGCCTACGAGCACGGGCGGGTCAATGCCTACGCCGGTGAGTTCGAGGACGCCCTGGCCGCTCTGGAGAAGGCCCTCGCCCTGCTCGGTGAGCCGGGGGCGGAGGAGGACCACGCCGGCGAGTGGGCCGAGTGCGTCCGTCTCGCGGGTGCCGTGGAGGGCATCTACCTGGAACGGCCCGCCGCCGCCCTGCCCCGCCTCGCCTCGGCGGTGTCGCGTCTGAACGCCCTGGGCCACACCGAGGAGACCGAGCCGCTGACCGCCTTGGCGGCACGGCTGCGGGACGAGGAGTGA
- a CDS encoding helix-turn-helix transcriptional regulator: MANTSSRTLRLLSLLQTHRHWPGLELAGRLGVSERTLRRDIDRLRELGYPVSAARGTDGGYQLAPGAVLPPLLLDDEEAVALAVGIGDAARSGIAGMEEASLRALTKVVRVLPPRLRARVDALGAMTVSASVSGPVVAAGVLTAIVQACRDEERLRFGYTARGSAPTEREVEPHRVVASDGRWYLVAYDLHRHDWRSFRLDRLTGPTATGTRFRPRPLPADDAAAFVRTTGGAPAPYRVEVLVHAPAERIRRTVGQWGTIEPLDDASCRLTMSSTSLDWPAQALGNMGAEFEVLGPPEFVAHVHEWGARFLRATRPPR, from the coding sequence ATGGCGAACACCAGCTCACGGACGCTCAGACTGCTCTCGCTGCTGCAGACCCACCGCCACTGGCCCGGCCTCGAACTGGCCGGCCGGCTCGGGGTGTCCGAGCGGACCCTGCGCCGCGACATCGACCGGCTGCGCGAGCTCGGCTACCCGGTCAGCGCCGCCCGGGGCACGGACGGCGGCTACCAGCTCGCACCCGGCGCCGTACTGCCGCCGCTGCTGCTGGACGACGAGGAGGCGGTGGCTCTCGCGGTCGGCATCGGCGACGCCGCACGGAGCGGGATCGCGGGGATGGAGGAGGCGTCCCTGCGGGCGCTGACCAAGGTGGTACGGGTCCTGCCGCCCAGGCTGCGGGCCAGGGTGGACGCCCTGGGAGCGATGACCGTCTCCGCCTCCGTGTCCGGGCCGGTCGTCGCGGCGGGGGTGCTCACCGCGATCGTCCAGGCCTGCCGGGACGAGGAACGGCTGCGGTTCGGTTACACGGCCAGGGGCTCGGCACCGACCGAGCGCGAGGTCGAGCCGCACCGCGTCGTCGCCAGTGACGGACGCTGGTACCTGGTCGCCTACGACCTGCACCGGCACGACTGGCGCAGCTTCCGCCTCGACCGGCTGACCGGGCCGACGGCGACCGGCACGCGCTTCCGGCCCCGCCCGCTCCCGGCCGACGACGCCGCGGCCTTCGTCCGGACGACGGGCGGCGCCCCCGCCCCGTACCGGGTCGAGGTCCTGGTCCACGCACCCGCCGAGCGGATCCGGCGGACGGTCGGCCAGTGGGGCACGATCGAACCGCTCGACGACGCCAGCTGCCGCCTCACCATGTCCTCCACCTCCCTCGACTGGCCGGCCCAGGCACTGGGCAACATGGGAGCCGAGTTCGAGGTCCTCGGACCACCGGAGTTCGTCGCACACGTCCACGAATGGGGCGCCCGCTTCCTCCGGGCCACCCGCCCGCCCCGGTGA
- a CDS encoding MDR family NADP-dependent oxidoreductase produces the protein MITREIQLAARITGIPAPEHFTVAKTEVDGEVLVRTDQVGLAATYLELMRADCTIPVPAWEPGQRVGVATIGTVVRSDSPELAVGDLVQSMTGWSEYSAGPAAGYVKLDRGLFADPGHHLGQGPTAYYGMADVAGVGEGDVVFVSGAAGGVGSLAGQIARCLGAARVIGSAGSPEKVDYLVNELGYDAAFDYHDGSPADRLRELAPDGITVFFDVVGGEQYDAALRAARPGARFALCGSLSSQLGDAAERFPKPDQEAAEARGVRLLPFSCYHTPDQIAAWRECFSTWLDAGWFVHPQTVVEGGIEDVPAAFLALLQGSYRGNVSVRLS, from the coding sequence ATGATCACCCGTGAGATCCAGCTGGCAGCCCGGATCACCGGCATCCCCGCCCCCGAGCACTTCACCGTCGCCAAGACGGAGGTGGACGGCGAGGTCCTGGTGCGGACCGACCAGGTGGGGCTCGCCGCGACGTACCTGGAGCTGATGCGGGCCGACTGCACCATCCCGGTGCCCGCCTGGGAGCCCGGCCAGCGGGTGGGGGTCGCCACCATCGGCACGGTCGTCCGGTCCGACAGCCCCGAGCTCGCGGTCGGTGACCTGGTCCAGTCGATGACCGGCTGGAGCGAGTACTCGGCGGGTCCGGCCGCCGGGTACGTCAAGCTCGACCGCGGGCTCTTCGCCGACCCCGGCCACCACCTCGGCCAGGGGCCGACCGCGTACTACGGGATGGCCGACGTGGCGGGCGTGGGCGAGGGCGACGTGGTGTTCGTCTCCGGGGCGGCGGGCGGGGTCGGCTCGCTGGCCGGGCAGATCGCCAGGTGCCTCGGGGCGGCGCGGGTGATCGGCAGCGCGGGGAGCCCGGAGAAGGTCGACTACCTGGTGAACGAGCTCGGTTACGACGCCGCGTTCGACTACCACGACGGCTCCCCGGCGGACCGGCTGAGGGAGCTCGCGCCCGACGGCATCACGGTGTTCTTCGACGTCGTGGGCGGCGAGCAGTACGACGCCGCGTTGCGGGCGGCCCGGCCCGGCGCGCGGTTCGCGCTGTGCGGCTCGCTGTCGAGCCAGCTCGGCGACGCGGCGGAGCGCTTCCCGAAGCCCGACCAGGAGGCGGCCGAGGCCAGGGGCGTGAGGCTGCTGCCGTTCTCCTGCTACCACACACCCGATCAGATCGCGGCCTGGCGGGAGTGCTTCAGCACCTGGCTGGACGCGGGCTGGTTCGTCCACCCGCAGACGGTGGTCGAGGGCGGGATCGAGGACGTACCGGCGGCGTTCCTGGCCCTGCTCCAGGGCTCCTACCGGGGCAATGTGTCGGTGCGGCTGTCGTGA
- a CDS encoding winged helix DNA-binding domain-containing protein, whose protein sequence is MTTLSLRTLNRALMDRQFLLARTDRTVLEVIGRLVALQAQEPNWAYVGLWSRIHGFTQPQLTALLADRQVVRSGLLRSTQHLAAADDFRLLRPLLQPVLDRTAGSPHFTRNSSGLDGASLVAEALGLLAGGTLSRKELARRLAERHPGRDGRILAGQVELSTPLVHGAATGAWGSWGNRSAVSVTPAEVWLGRPMATAATAASAREAAKGLIRRYLAGFGPAGVKDVQAWCGLTRLGEVVAEMGGELRRYRDPDGRELFDLADAELPDPGTPAPVRLLPAFDNVLLGHADRTRVISDEDRAHVMPGQARVRPTFLIDGRVHGTWSLDAGTLWLTSLRPLSATDRAALEEEAERLLPFVGGTAVHCGEAVVSRSS, encoded by the coding sequence GTGACCACCCTCTCCCTCCGGACCCTGAACCGGGCGTTGATGGACCGCCAGTTCCTGCTGGCCCGTACCGATCGCACCGTGCTGGAGGTGATCGGGCGGCTGGTCGCGCTCCAGGCGCAGGAGCCCAACTGGGCCTACGTGGGGCTGTGGAGCAGGATCCACGGCTTCACGCAGCCGCAGCTCACCGCGTTGCTGGCGGACCGGCAGGTGGTCCGCTCCGGACTGCTCCGCTCCACCCAGCACCTCGCCGCGGCCGACGACTTCCGCCTGCTGCGGCCGCTGCTGCAGCCCGTGCTCGACCGTACCGCCGGCTCGCCGCACTTCACCCGGAACAGCTCCGGCCTGGACGGGGCTTCCCTGGTGGCCGAGGCGCTCGGGCTGCTGGCGGGCGGAACCCTGTCGCGCAAGGAGCTGGCCCGGCGGCTGGCCGAACGCCATCCGGGCCGCGACGGGCGGATCCTGGCCGGGCAGGTGGAGCTGAGCACCCCGCTCGTCCACGGCGCGGCCACCGGCGCGTGGGGCTCCTGGGGCAACCGGTCGGCGGTCTCCGTCACGCCCGCCGAGGTCTGGCTGGGCCGGCCGATGGCGACCGCGGCGACGGCGGCTTCCGCCCGGGAAGCGGCGAAGGGGCTGATCCGCCGCTATCTGGCCGGCTTCGGCCCGGCCGGTGTGAAGGACGTACAGGCATGGTGCGGGCTGACCCGCCTGGGCGAGGTCGTCGCGGAGATGGGCGGCGAACTGCGCCGCTACCGCGACCCCGACGGCCGGGAACTGTTCGACCTGGCCGACGCGGAGCTGCCCGACCCCGGGACCCCCGCCCCGGTGCGGCTGCTGCCGGCCTTCGACAACGTCCTGCTCGGCCACGCCGACCGCACCCGGGTCATCAGCGACGAGGACCGCGCACACGTGATGCCCGGCCAGGCGCGGGTGCGGCCGACCTTCCTGATCGACGGCCGGGTGCACGGAACGTGGTCCCTCGACGCGGGCACGCTGTGGCTCACTTCGCTCCGGCCGCTCTCCGCGACCGACCGGGCGGCCCTGGAGGAGGAGGCGGAGCGGCTGCTGCCGTTCGTGGGAGGCACGGCGGTGCACTGCGGCGAGGCGGTGGTGAGCCGGTCGTCCTGA
- a CDS encoding phosphotransferase, producing MRIGELLGAGRSADVYALDEKWVLRRYRDGKDATHEWMVMSYLGAHGFPVPRLGPRNSKTPPCDLMLQRLTGPTMLDSMVAGELPAAEAAAMLAGLLAELHTVPARLSPDPEDRILHLDLHPDNVMLTDRGPVVIDWSNTEEGVPAADRAMSSLILAQVAVDPRSPASTDARSLLDALLPHLSASGGIPARHLAEAASRRAANPTMSPHEVALIGDATSLITELKA from the coding sequence ATGCGAATTGGTGAGCTACTGGGTGCGGGACGGTCCGCCGATGTGTACGCACTCGACGAGAAGTGGGTGCTGCGCCGTTACCGCGACGGCAAGGACGCCACCCACGAGTGGATGGTCATGTCCTACCTGGGCGCGCACGGCTTCCCGGTCCCCCGCCTCGGCCCCCGGAACTCGAAGACGCCCCCCTGCGACCTGATGCTGCAACGCCTGACCGGCCCGACGATGCTGGACTCCATGGTGGCCGGCGAACTGCCGGCGGCCGAGGCGGCAGCCATGCTGGCCGGCCTCCTCGCCGAACTCCACACTGTCCCGGCCAGGCTCTCCCCGGACCCCGAGGACCGGATCCTCCACCTGGACCTGCACCCGGACAACGTGATGCTGACGGACCGGGGTCCGGTGGTGATCGACTGGAGCAACACCGAGGAGGGCGTCCCGGCCGCGGACCGGGCCATGTCGTCCCTGATCCTGGCCCAGGTGGCGGTCGATCCCCGCTCCCCCGCGTCGACCGACGCCCGCTCCCTGCTGGACGCCCTGCTGCCGCACCTCTCCGCGTCCGGCGGCATCCCCGCCCGTCACCTGGCCGAGGCCGCCTCGCGACGCGCCGCCAACCCGACGATGAGCCCGCACGAGGTGGCCCTCATCGGCGACGCCACCTCCCTGATCACGGAGCTGAAGGCCTGA
- a CDS encoding dioxygenase family protein, with protein sequence MTPEPTEGPGGDRRISRKTLLRAALVAGTVPLLAGGGVALARDAGSAGRPLVPTPNCDDGDGPTHEQIEGPYFKPDSPLRTSLVTGSTPGVPLTVSGFVFGRGCKPVPGTLLDFWQADTNGAYDMSGFAFRGHQFTDQSGAFSLTTIVPGLYPGRTRHIHVKVQATGSGILTTQLYFPDEPRNNTDSIFDPALLMNVREIGSGREGTFDFVLDIDQGPTDPPTDPPTDPPGSTWAAGTLYSAGDRVTYGGVAYRCLQAHSAMAGWEPPNVPALWERG encoded by the coding sequence ATGACCCCAGAACCGACCGAAGGCCCCGGCGGCGACCGCCGGATCAGCCGCAAGACACTGCTCAGGGCGGCGCTCGTCGCCGGGACCGTCCCGCTGCTCGCGGGCGGAGGCGTCGCGCTGGCCCGCGACGCCGGCTCCGCCGGCCGGCCGCTGGTGCCCACGCCGAACTGCGACGACGGCGACGGCCCGACCCACGAGCAGATCGAGGGACCCTACTTCAAGCCCGACTCCCCGCTCCGTACCAGCCTGGTGACCGGCAGCACGCCCGGCGTGCCGCTGACCGTGAGCGGCTTCGTCTTCGGGCGGGGCTGCAAGCCCGTCCCCGGAACGCTGCTGGACTTCTGGCAGGCCGACACCAACGGCGCGTACGACATGAGCGGATTCGCCTTCCGGGGGCACCAGTTCACCGATCAGTCGGGGGCCTTCAGCCTGACCACGATCGTGCCGGGGCTGTACCCGGGGCGCACGCGCCACATCCACGTCAAGGTCCAGGCAACCGGCTCGGGCATCCTGACCACGCAGCTGTACTTCCCCGACGAACCGCGCAACAACACCGACTCGATCTTCGACCCGGCGCTCCTGATGAACGTCCGGGAGATCGGCTCGGGGCGGGAGGGGACGTTCGACTTCGTCCTCGACATCGACCAGGGCCCGACCGACCCGCCCACGGATCCGCCGACCGACCCGCCCGGCTCCACCTGGGCGGCCGGAACGCTCTACAGCGCGGGAGACCGCGTCACGTACGGCGGGGTCGCGTACCGCTGTCTGCAGGCGCACTCGGCGATGGCCGGCTGGGAACCGCCTAACGTCCCCGCGCTGTGGGAACGCGGGTAG